A section of the Candidatus Baltobacteraceae bacterium genome encodes:
- a CDS encoding multifunctional oxoglutarate decarboxylase/oxoglutarate dehydrogenase thiamine pyrophosphate-binding subunit/dihydrolipoyllysine-residue succinyltransferase subunit, translating to MEELAGTVTVTLPEMGESVTEGSIVEWRKKVGDFVAEGDALVDVTTDKVDVEVPATASGVITQILVNEGDTVAVGSALAHIDTARNGNGKAAAVAPPAAAPAPAGPPRIVEVTLPEMGESVTEGSVVELRKRAGDYVQEGETLLDVTTDKVDVEIPAPASGAIVNVLVAPGDTVTVGAKLAEIDANAISTSLPPSSRSERSPERSAAGAESKGATQRSENFVADQPARRMAKRLDVDLALVRGSGPNGLILRGDVLDQAQQAKRRAPAVSASAALPLPPVPAGAKLTPLKGPVATLASYMEQSLTIPTATSFRTLLVDVLDARRKELNGAIKAAGRNEKVSFTHIIAYALVRAAHDIPAITNSFRRDEGGSPQRVEPGVHLGLAVDAERKDGSRFLVVPVIKNADDLDFASFRLKYEELVVKARDNKLTADDLQGASFTLTNPGGIGTVASVPRLMAGQGAIIAAGAIGYPPGFASANEQSLKLLGVSRVMQMTSTYDHRVVQGAQSGEYLRRVDELLQGKDGFYESVFASLGLQAAAVVQVTVAAGAAAASGAPAAAPSDEMLRAVAAGMAIVSAYRRFGHLAANLDPLGTEPVGDSSLEPQTYGLTPALQSAIPASVLRVKLPGNTLAEVLPHLKETYSSTIAYEIEHISNATQRVWLRDYIETGKNRIKFSPERQIEFLQRLTRVEAFDRYVRKAFMGQKTFSGEGLDVMVPMLQEMLDMLADDGVDNAVIGMAHRGRLNVIAHVVDMPYEEVMTEFEAGQYKGQLGDDDVMGDVKYHHGAKGDFVTAKGKRIAVTLAHNPSHLEAVDPVVEGSARALQTDHSHGVPSFERKRAVPILIHGDAAFIGQGIVSEVFNLQSLPGYETGGTVHLIANNQIGFTTDAFDARSTRYASDLAKGFDVPIVHVNADDVDGCIAAVHLAIDYRRAFSRDVLIDLIGYRRFGHNEQDEPAYTQPHMAEKIKSHPTVRELFANKLINQGVLTQEQSQAMIDAAMERLQEARKAVKGVLAAHLHGRKMSGSNTFDGTALAPVDRAQLVTWSEAIAAVPESFGPSKKLLTQFERRKGTIGEKGIVDWGTAEALSFASLLTAGTPIRLTGQDTERGTFSHRHAVLHDPSSGNTWIPLQHLSSGQASFEIHNSPLSEYACMGFEYGYSTEETNALVLWEAQYGDFFNGAQIIVDQFIAAGQAKWGQTSRLTLLLPHGYEGGGPEHSSARLERFLQLVAEGNLRVAYPSTAANYYHLLRMQARSPIAVPLVVMTPKSLLRAETASGSLDEMARGTFMPVIDDPRQLDRNSIERLILCSGKIYHDLVAHEGAGKLKKSAIARIELLAPLPATDINRVIGNYPNLKKIVWVQEEPKNMGARAFVRRRLLESKRDGFDIEYIGRGYRASPSEGYAGQHAVEQERILGLALSE from the coding sequence TTGGAAGAACTGGCAGGGACCGTGACCGTGACGCTGCCCGAAATGGGTGAGTCGGTCACTGAAGGCTCCATCGTCGAATGGCGTAAGAAAGTCGGCGATTTCGTCGCCGAGGGCGACGCATTGGTCGACGTCACCACCGATAAGGTCGACGTGGAAGTTCCCGCGACTGCGTCGGGAGTCATCACGCAGATTCTCGTCAACGAAGGCGATACGGTTGCGGTGGGATCGGCACTCGCGCACATCGACACCGCGCGAAACGGCAACGGGAAAGCGGCTGCCGTCGCACCTCCGGCCGCGGCGCCCGCGCCCGCCGGGCCGCCGCGCATCGTCGAAGTAACGCTCCCCGAAATGGGTGAGTCGGTGACCGAAGGTTCGGTCGTCGAGTTGCGCAAACGCGCCGGCGACTACGTGCAGGAAGGCGAAACGCTGCTAGACGTGACGACCGACAAAGTCGACGTCGAAATTCCGGCTCCCGCGAGCGGCGCGATCGTCAACGTGCTCGTCGCTCCCGGCGACACGGTTACCGTCGGCGCAAAGCTGGCGGAAATCGATGCGAACGCAATTTCAACTTCCTTACCGCCAAGCTCGCGAAGCGAGCGCAGTCCTGAGCGTAGCGCCGCAGGCGCGGAGTCGAAGGGCGCAACCCAACGCTCCGAAAATTTCGTGGCGGATCAACCCGCGCGTCGCATGGCAAAACGGCTCGACGTCGATCTCGCGCTCGTGCGCGGATCGGGACCCAACGGATTGATTCTGCGCGGCGACGTGCTCGATCAAGCCCAGCAGGCGAAGCGCCGCGCGCCGGCCGTTTCCGCGAGCGCCGCGTTGCCGCTGCCGCCGGTACCGGCCGGTGCGAAGCTGACGCCGCTCAAAGGTCCGGTCGCGACCTTGGCCAGCTACATGGAGCAGAGCCTCACGATTCCAACCGCGACGAGCTTCCGCACCCTCCTCGTCGACGTGCTCGACGCGCGCCGCAAGGAGCTCAACGGCGCGATCAAGGCTGCGGGACGCAACGAAAAAGTTTCGTTCACGCACATCATCGCCTACGCGCTGGTGCGCGCGGCGCACGATATTCCGGCGATCACGAACTCGTTCCGGCGCGACGAAGGCGGTTCGCCGCAGCGCGTCGAGCCGGGCGTGCATTTAGGATTGGCGGTCGACGCCGAGCGTAAAGACGGATCGCGCTTCCTGGTGGTTCCCGTCATCAAGAACGCCGACGATCTGGACTTCGCATCGTTCCGCCTGAAGTACGAAGAGCTGGTCGTCAAGGCGCGCGACAACAAACTCACCGCCGACGATCTGCAAGGCGCGTCGTTTACGCTCACCAACCCCGGCGGCATCGGTACCGTCGCGTCGGTGCCGCGCTTGATGGCCGGACAAGGCGCGATCATCGCCGCGGGAGCGATCGGCTATCCCCCCGGCTTTGCCAGCGCGAACGAGCAATCGCTCAAGCTGCTCGGCGTGTCGCGCGTGATGCAGATGACGAGCACCTACGATCACCGCGTCGTTCAAGGCGCTCAATCCGGCGAGTATCTGCGGCGCGTCGACGAGCTTCTGCAGGGCAAAGACGGTTTCTACGAATCGGTGTTTGCGTCGTTGGGTTTACAAGCCGCTGCCGTCGTGCAAGTCACCGTTGCCGCCGGCGCCGCCGCGGCGTCGGGCGCGCCTGCCGCTGCGCCTTCGGACGAAATGCTGCGCGCGGTCGCGGCCGGCATGGCGATCGTTTCGGCGTACCGGCGCTTCGGCCACTTAGCCGCTAATCTCGATCCGCTCGGCACCGAACCGGTCGGCGATTCTTCGCTCGAACCGCAGACGTACGGCTTGACGCCGGCGCTGCAGAGTGCGATTCCGGCCAGCGTCTTACGCGTGAAGCTTCCGGGCAACACGCTCGCCGAGGTGCTGCCGCACCTCAAAGAAACGTACAGCTCGACGATCGCCTACGAGATCGAGCACATTTCGAACGCCACGCAGCGCGTGTGGCTGCGCGATTACATCGAGACGGGCAAGAATCGGATCAAGTTTTCGCCGGAACGGCAAATCGAGTTTCTGCAGCGGCTCACGCGCGTCGAAGCCTTCGACCGTTACGTGCGCAAGGCGTTCATGGGCCAGAAGACGTTCTCGGGCGAGGGTCTCGACGTCATGGTTCCGATGCTGCAAGAGATGCTCGACATGCTTGCCGACGACGGCGTCGACAACGCCGTGATCGGCATGGCGCATCGCGGACGGCTCAACGTGATCGCACACGTCGTCGACATGCCGTACGAAGAAGTTATGACCGAGTTCGAAGCCGGACAGTATAAAGGCCAGCTCGGCGACGACGACGTGATGGGCGACGTTAAATACCATCACGGCGCGAAGGGCGACTTCGTTACCGCCAAAGGCAAGCGCATCGCGGTCACCTTGGCACACAATCCCAGCCATCTCGAAGCCGTCGATCCGGTCGTCGAGGGGAGCGCGCGCGCGCTGCAAACCGACCACAGCCACGGCGTGCCGTCGTTCGAACGCAAACGTGCGGTGCCGATTCTCATCCATGGCGACGCCGCATTCATCGGCCAGGGCATCGTTTCCGAAGTGTTCAATTTACAATCGCTGCCGGGCTACGAAACCGGCGGCACCGTTCACCTGATCGCCAACAATCAGATCGGGTTTACGACCGACGCCTTCGACGCGCGGTCGACGCGCTATGCGTCCGACTTGGCAAAAGGCTTCGACGTGCCGATCGTGCACGTCAACGCCGACGACGTCGACGGGTGTATTGCGGCCGTGCACTTGGCCATCGATTACCGCCGCGCGTTCAGCCGGGACGTGCTCATCGATCTCATCGGCTACCGCCGTTTCGGTCATAACGAACAAGACGAACCGGCGTACACGCAGCCGCATATGGCCGAGAAGATCAAGAGCCATCCGACCGTGCGCGAGCTCTTTGCCAACAAACTCATCAATCAGGGAGTGCTCACGCAAGAACAGTCGCAGGCGATGATCGACGCCGCGATGGAGCGTTTGCAGGAGGCACGCAAGGCGGTCAAGGGCGTGTTGGCGGCGCACCTGCACGGCCGCAAAATGTCGGGCAGCAATACCTTCGACGGTACCGCACTCGCGCCGGTCGATCGCGCGCAGCTGGTTACCTGGAGCGAAGCGATCGCGGCCGTTCCCGAAAGCTTCGGACCGAGTAAAAAACTGCTCACGCAGTTCGAACGCCGCAAGGGTACGATTGGCGAGAAGGGGATCGTCGATTGGGGAACCGCGGAAGCGCTATCCTTCGCGTCGCTGCTCACCGCCGGCACGCCGATTCGTCTCACCGGACAGGACACCGAGCGCGGCACGTTCAGCCACCGCCACGCCGTGTTGCACGATCCGTCCAGCGGAAACACGTGGATTCCGCTGCAGCATCTTTCCAGCGGACAGGCGTCGTTCGAGATCCACAACAGTCCGCTATCGGAATACGCGTGCATGGGCTTCGAGTACGGCTACTCGACCGAAGAGACCAACGCGCTGGTTCTCTGGGAGGCACAGTACGGCGACTTCTTCAACGGCGCGCAGATCATCGTCGATCAGTTCATCGCCGCGGGCCAAGCGAAGTGGGGACAGACGTCACGTCTGACCTTGCTGCTTCCGCACGGCTATGAAGGCGGCGGCCCCGAGCACTCCAGCGCGCGTCTCGAGCGTTTTCTGCAGCTCGTGGCCGAAGGCAACTTGCGCGTTGCCTATCCCTCGACGGCGGCCAACTACTACCACCTGCTGCGCATGCAGGCGCGATCGCCGATTGCCGTTCCGCTGGTCGTGATGACGCCCAAGTCGCTGCTGCGAGCCGAGACCGCGTCCGGATCGCTCGACGAAATGGCCCGCGGCACGTTCATGCCGGTTATCGACGATCCTCGGCAGCTCGATCGCAACAGCATCGAACGGCTCATTCTCTGCAGCGGCAAGATCTATCACGACCTCGTCGCGCACGAGGGTGCCGGTAAGTTGAAGAAATCGGCCATCGCGCGTATCGAACTGCTCGCGCCGCTCCCGGCGACCGATATCAACCGCGTGATCGGAAACTATCCGAATCTCAAGAAGATCGTCTGGGTTCAGGAAGAGCCCAAGAACATGGGGGCGCGCGCGTTCGTGCGGCGCCGGCTGCTGGAAAGCAAACGCGACGGCTTCGACATCGAATACATCGGCCGCGGTTACCGCGCGAGCCCGTCGGAAGGCTATGCCGGCCAACACGCCGTGGAACAGGAACGCATCCTCGGGCTGGCGCTGTCGGAGTGA
- a CDS encoding putative sulfate exporter family transporter, whose product MRLLPGLLACVALAAVAEILGSYVPLVGAPVFAIVLGVAIAAVRPLSPLWSTGTGFAAKVVLQWSIVLLGAQLSLGEIALGGRAALPVMLGTFVLVLLIAYFAGRALALDDDLRRLLAIGTAICGGSAIAALSSVIDVDRSDVAYALATIFFFNVVAVLTFPALGHALQLTQGAFGLWAGTAINDTSSVVAAAFAYGHTAGNAAVVVKLTRTLLIVPVVLYYAWRRMLAHRAGDKPVPWRAVIPWFILWFLVAATLDSVGAIPAGWHAPIQRIALFTIVVALAGVGLSSDLSRIKAAGFRPLVLGAVLWVAIVLGSLAIAHYTNVSM is encoded by the coding sequence GTGCGTTTGCTTCCGGGACTCTTGGCGTGCGTCGCACTTGCGGCCGTCGCCGAGATACTGGGATCGTACGTTCCGCTCGTCGGCGCGCCGGTGTTTGCCATCGTTTTGGGCGTAGCAATCGCCGCCGTCCGGCCGCTCTCGCCGTTGTGGAGCACGGGCACCGGATTTGCCGCCAAGGTGGTGCTCCAGTGGTCGATCGTGCTGCTCGGCGCGCAGCTGAGTCTCGGGGAAATTGCCTTGGGCGGCCGTGCCGCACTTCCCGTGATGCTCGGAACGTTCGTTCTGGTACTGCTGATTGCGTACTTTGCGGGTCGCGCGCTCGCGCTCGACGACGATTTGCGCCGTTTGCTCGCGATCGGCACGGCCATCTGCGGCGGGTCCGCTATCGCGGCGCTATCGAGCGTGATCGACGTCGACCGCTCCGACGTCGCGTACGCGCTGGCGACGATTTTCTTCTTTAACGTCGTCGCGGTCCTGACGTTTCCCGCGCTCGGTCACGCGCTGCAGCTTACGCAAGGGGCGTTCGGCCTGTGGGCCGGTACGGCGATCAACGACACGTCGTCCGTCGTCGCGGCCGCGTTCGCGTACGGTCACACTGCCGGAAACGCCGCGGTGGTCGTGAAGCTCACGCGTACGCTGCTCATCGTACCCGTCGTTCTCTATTACGCGTGGAGGCGAATGCTCGCGCATCGCGCCGGAGACAAGCCCGTTCCCTGGCGCGCCGTGATTCCGTGGTTCATTCTGTGGTTTCTCGTCGCTGCAACGCTCGACAGCGTCGGCGCGATTCCGGCCGGATGGCACGCGCCGATACAACGGATCGCGCTCTTCACCATCGTCGTCGCCCTGGCCGGCGTCGGTCTTTCGTCGGATCTCTCACGCATAAAAGCGGCCGGTTTTCGGCCGCTCGTGCTGGGCGCGGTGCTATGGGTCGCGATCGTGCTCGGAAGTCTAGCGATCGCGCACTATACCAACGTCTCGATGTAG
- a CDS encoding substrate-binding domain-containing protein yields MLRFLIAGLALAVCCAAEPSTVPSFSASGVDDVMDLHGDLHNAKLVLFVGGNEWMAMPAIVDAFVRSHPDAAPVFYETLPPGILAAQLASGTLRVGALSVSAPADVFMAGRRRMAEVRSAGLVRDPTTYASNTLAILVRRGNPKHVSGMADLGRSDVRVAMPNPAYEGIARQIELSMHETGGARLVDAVMVTKVRNGTTMLTQIHHRQTPLWLVQGRVDAGPLWLTEGLHQERIGAPVAVIAIPSRLNATATYQAAVTTRAPHVRLAEEFVRFLDSPQARDIFRSYGFGSPFGAAKEE; encoded by the coding sequence TCCTTATTGCCGGGCTGGCTCTGGCCGTGTGTTGTGCGGCCGAGCCCTCGACCGTGCCGTCATTTAGCGCGTCGGGCGTCGACGACGTCATGGACTTGCACGGCGATCTGCATAATGCAAAGCTCGTTTTGTTCGTCGGTGGCAACGAATGGATGGCGATGCCCGCGATCGTCGACGCTTTTGTGCGCAGCCATCCCGACGCCGCGCCGGTCTTCTACGAAACGTTGCCGCCGGGAATATTGGCTGCGCAGCTTGCGTCGGGGACGTTGCGAGTCGGTGCTTTGAGCGTCTCCGCGCCGGCCGACGTCTTTATGGCCGGACGGCGGCGCATGGCCGAGGTCCGCAGCGCCGGGCTCGTGCGAGATCCAACGACGTACGCCAGCAACACGCTTGCGATTCTCGTGCGTCGCGGCAATCCCAAGCACGTATCCGGCATGGCGGACTTGGGACGATCCGACGTACGCGTCGCCATGCCGAATCCGGCATACGAAGGCATCGCGCGGCAAATCGAGCTGTCGATGCACGAGACCGGCGGCGCGCGTCTCGTCGATGCGGTGATGGTGACGAAGGTTCGCAACGGCACGACGATGCTGACGCAAATCCACCATCGCCAGACGCCGTTGTGGCTCGTGCAGGGACGCGTCGACGCCGGTCCGCTTTGGTTGACCGAAGGGCTTCACCAAGAGCGCATCGGCGCTCCCGTCGCAGTGATAGCCATCCCGTCGAGGCTCAACGCTACCGCAACGTACCAAGCAGCCGTTACGACGCGCGCGCCGCACGTGCGGCTGGCTGAGGAGTTCGTGCGCTTTCTCGACAGTCCGCAGGCGCGTGACATCTTCCGCTCGTATGGATTCGGCTCGCCGTTTGGCGCAGCAAAGGAGGAGTAA
- a CDS encoding c-type cytochrome, protein MKRFALVLALALAACSVGSNNTFEVSRPTYDPKALPPGPVGESIRYGHDILTRTQVLMKDYVRTDMSCAACHIDAGLKSKGGSLVGAYARFPQWNKRSKRVITLQDRLAECFLYSMNGRPPAYSSREMIALVSYISWLSRGIPNLAKEREGDRFIVPLPPGAPNVAHGAHVYGQKCVACHQANGAGVSGAFPPLWGDTSFNNGAGMAHLDRMTGFVHYNMPQNAPGSLSIGDAYDVSAFVLSHKRPRFQGDRIVAPEPTPARYF, encoded by the coding sequence GTGAAACGGTTCGCGCTCGTACTCGCGCTGGCGCTCGCCGCGTGCTCCGTAGGCTCGAACAATACGTTTGAAGTCTCGCGTCCGACGTACGATCCCAAGGCGCTGCCGCCGGGACCGGTGGGCGAGTCGATTCGCTACGGGCACGACATCCTGACGCGCACGCAAGTGCTGATGAAAGATTACGTCCGCACGGACATGTCGTGCGCCGCGTGTCACATCGATGCCGGCTTAAAGTCGAAGGGCGGCAGCCTCGTCGGTGCGTACGCGCGCTTTCCCCAATGGAACAAGCGATCGAAGCGAGTCATCACGCTGCAGGACCGGTTGGCGGAGTGTTTCCTTTATAGTATGAACGGCCGCCCCCCGGCCTATTCCAGCCGCGAGATGATCGCGCTGGTCTCCTACATTTCGTGGCTATCGCGCGGAATACCGAATTTGGCTAAGGAGCGCGAGGGCGATCGCTTCATCGTGCCGTTGCCTCCCGGCGCACCCAACGTCGCGCACGGCGCGCACGTCTATGGACAAAAATGCGTCGCGTGCCATCAGGCCAACGGCGCCGGTGTGAGCGGTGCGTTTCCACCATTGTGGGGAGACACGTCGTTCAATAACGGGGCCGGCATGGCGCATCTCGACCGAATGACCGGATTCGTCCACTACAATATGCCGCAGAACGCGCCCGGATCGCTGTCGATCGGAGATGCCTACGACGTGTCGGCGTTCGTGCTCAGTCACAAGCGGCCGCGTTTCCAGGGCGACCGTATAGTCGCGCCCGAGCCGACACCCGCGCGATACTTTTAG